A region from the Rubrivirga sp. SAORIC476 genome encodes:
- a CDS encoding serine/threonine-protein kinase, with protein sequence MTPDRWLRLADLVPDALAVEPADRDAFLDRACVDADGALDPTLRYEAGRLTAAAEAADRAGSLTSPVASPPATDVLPDRIGPWRVTGLLGEGGAGVVYLAERADDRVQRTVALKVLRRAGRGVARQFDRERRALARLEHPHIARLYDAGVVGDGPLAGTPFLEMEWVNGLPLPAAADRLGLGVEARVRLLLQVCAAVSYAHGRLVLHRDLKPSNVVVTEDTEGPRAVVLDFGVARLLGDAADPALTRTGESLYTPAYAAPEQVAGDDVTTATDVYGVGALLYEVLTGVRPRTSAETGRLPSVPSRVAGNHARRIEGDLDTICLKALAPAPERRYLSVDALAADLTRHLEGLPVEARPTTLGYRVGRFARRHRTGVVATALVALAVVGGLGASLWQRAEAHRERDRAQVAAVEAQAQADRAEAVAGFLEQILRAPNQRWYNDGVATGPETPIRAVLDEAATRVDRDFADQPDLLADLHHVLGDTYGALGLVDEAVRHHDRTLALRESIYVAPHPKIAEALYYSAASDRDDMNRSTQTMQRALDMLRQRNEGNNFPFIARDLAGRYLMLGLPHRAEAVAAEGARVAEARFVPGDDGFRYRETILFLLATTQAAALLDLDRLPEAAPLLHRADSLWARLPSSSGQYVNWQFYVCQVGRLRRRQNRQDEAEAALLACIGDPSSRATRTPMPAPPVRMPYDAWTDQGEALELVALYDGLGRPAEADRFRARARQSQALFDSFRTAGRALDRAR encoded by the coding sequence ATGACCCCCGACCGCTGGCTTCGTCTCGCCGACCTCGTCCCCGACGCGCTCGCGGTCGAGCCCGCCGACCGGGACGCGTTCCTGGACCGCGCCTGCGTGGATGCCGACGGGGCTCTCGACCCCACGCTTCGGTACGAGGCGGGCCGCCTCACCGCTGCCGCCGAGGCGGCCGACCGCGCCGGCTCGCTCACCTCACCCGTCGCTTCCCCCCCTGCGACCGACGTCCTGCCTGACCGGATCGGGCCCTGGCGCGTGACCGGGCTGCTGGGCGAGGGCGGCGCGGGCGTCGTCTACCTCGCCGAGCGGGCCGACGACCGCGTCCAGCGCACGGTGGCCCTGAAGGTGCTGCGCCGCGCCGGGCGAGGTGTCGCCCGCCAGTTCGACCGAGAGCGCCGCGCCCTGGCTCGCCTCGAACACCCCCACATCGCGCGCCTCTACGACGCCGGCGTGGTCGGCGACGGGCCGCTCGCCGGGACGCCCTTTCTAGAGATGGAATGGGTGAACGGGCTTCCCCTCCCCGCCGCCGCCGACCGCCTCGGGCTTGGCGTGGAGGCGCGCGTTCGACTCCTCCTCCAGGTCTGCGCCGCCGTCAGCTATGCCCACGGGCGGCTGGTGCTGCACCGCGACCTGAAGCCGTCGAATGTGGTCGTGACCGAGGACACGGAGGGGCCGCGGGCGGTCGTCCTCGACTTCGGCGTCGCCCGGCTGCTGGGAGACGCTGCCGACCCCGCGCTCACGCGCACCGGCGAGAGCCTGTACACGCCCGCCTATGCCGCCCCCGAGCAGGTCGCCGGGGACGATGTGACCACCGCCACCGACGTGTACGGCGTCGGCGCGCTGCTCTACGAGGTGCTCACCGGCGTTCGTCCCCGTACGAGCGCCGAGACCGGCCGCCTCCCCTCCGTCCCGAGCCGCGTCGCGGGCAACCACGCACGACGGATCGAGGGCGACCTCGACACGATCTGCCTCAAGGCCCTCGCCCCAGCCCCCGAGCGCCGCTACCTGTCCGTAGACGCGCTCGCGGCGGACCTGACCCGCCACCTGGAGGGACTCCCGGTCGAGGCGCGCCCGACCACACTCGGCTACCGCGTCGGCCGGTTCGCCCGCCGCCACCGCACCGGCGTCGTGGCGACGGCGCTGGTGGCGCTGGCGGTCGTCGGCGGGCTGGGAGCGTCGCTATGGCAACGCGCCGAGGCGCACCGGGAGCGCGACCGGGCCCAGGTCGCGGCCGTCGAGGCGCAGGCCCAGGCCGACCGCGCCGAGGCCGTCGCGGGCTTCCTCGAACAGATCCTGCGCGCGCCCAACCAGCGGTGGTACAACGACGGCGTCGCCACCGGCCCCGAGACGCCCATCCGTGCCGTGCTCGACGAGGCCGCCACCCGCGTCGACCGCGACTTCGCCGACCAGCCGGACCTGCTGGCCGACCTCCACCACGTCCTCGGCGACACCTACGGCGCGCTCGGCCTGGTCGACGAAGCGGTCCGGCACCACGACCGCACCCTCGCCCTGCGCGAGTCGATCTACGTCGCGCCCCATCCCAAGATCGCGGAGGCGCTGTACTACTCGGCCGCGAGCGACCGGGACGACATGAACCGATCCACCCAGACGATGCAGCGGGCGCTCGACATGCTGCGCCAGCGCAACGAGGGCAACAACTTCCCCTTCATCGCTCGCGACCTCGCGGGTCGCTACCTGATGCTGGGACTCCCCCATCGGGCAGAGGCTGTCGCGGCCGAGGGCGCTCGTGTGGCCGAGGCTCGCTTCGTGCCTGGCGACGACGGGTTCCGCTACCGGGAGACCATCCTGTTCTTGCTCGCGACTACACAGGCCGCTGCCCTCCTCGATCTCGACCGCCTCCCCGAGGCCGCCCCCCTCTTGCACCGGGCCGACTCGCTCTGGGCACGACTGCCCTCGTCCTCCGGCCAGTACGTCAACTGGCAGTTCTACGTCTGCCAGGTTGGGCGGCTCCGGCGCCGCCAGAATCGCCAAGACGAGGCCGAGGCTGCCCTTCTCGCCTGCATCGGTGACCCGTCTTCCCGAGCCACCCGTACGCCCATGCCCGCGCCCCCTGTGCGCATGCCCTACGATGCCTGGACGGACCAAGGAGAAGCCCTCGAGCTGGTCGCGCTCTACGACGGTCTCGGCCGCCCCGCCGAGGCGGATCGCTTCCGCGCGCGCGCGCGCCAGTCACAGGCTCTCTTCGACTCGTTTCGAACCGCCGGACGCGCCCTCGACCGGGCGCGCTAG